Part of the Sulfobacillus acidophilus DSM 10332 genome, CAACAGGGGTACATTCATGCGGATACGTCGCGTCAACCAGGTACTGACATCCACGTCTTTCGGCAACACCGTGGAATAGCCCGGAAGAAGCAATACATCATCAAACGTTAACGCTTCCGGGCCAAATTTTTCTGCCGTGTTCACCACACGTCCTCCTTGAATTTTTGACAAGTCTATCATACCGTACCGAACCATGCCTAGTGTGGGTCCAACGCCACGCGTTGCGCCACTTGATAGACAGGTCCCGCTCCCATGGTGATAAAGGTGTCGCCGGGGGTCAAGAGGCTTTTCACCATCGGCACCGCCTCCCACATATCCGACACAAAATAGACCGGATGCTGTCGGGAGCGAATGGCGTCGGCGAGCTTCTCCCCAGTAATCCCGGCAATGGGCGCTTCCCCCGGCGGGGCATAAATTTCCGTCAAAATCAAAATGTCCGCGTCCTGAAACGCCTCCACAAAGGCGTCCCACAAATTTTGGGTGCGGACATACCGCTGGGGCTGAAAGAGCGCAACTACGCGACCCCGGGTCACTTGGCGGGCGGCTTTTAGGGTTGCCCGAATTTCGGTCGGATGATGGGCGTAATCATCGACCACCAAAAAAGGGGTCTCGGCGAGAATTTGAAACCGCCGGGCGGCATTATGAAAATGTTCGAGACTCGCCAGTCCGGTGTCCCAAGGAATCCCCAAATGATGTCCGACCGCCAACGCCGCGAGACTATTAACCACGTTGTGCACGCCGGGAACCACGAGACGTAATTCGCCGACCGATCGCCCGCCCCACACCACTTCCGCTCTCGTTTCGCCCACTCGCGGTTCAACCCGAATCGCGCGCAAATCGGCCGTGTCGGCAAGCCCGTAGGTGACGGCAGGACGGGACAAGTCGGCGACCAAGCGGGCCAATACCGGGTTATCGATCCCGATTACGGCCAACCCGTGATCCGGCACCCGTGATAGATAGGTGTGAAAAGCCTCAACCAATCGGTCAAAACGATTCTCAAAATGGTCCAAATGCTCGGGTTCAATATTTGTGGCCACTGCAATATCCGGATGATAGCGTAAAAACGTGCCGTCACTTTCGTCCGCTTCGGCCACCGCCCAAACCGAATGGCCGACGCGCAGATTTCCTTCAAATTCGCCCACCTCGCCCCCGACAAAAACCGTCGGATCCAGCCCGGCATCGGCCAACAAATGACCGATCATGGTGGTGGTCGTCGTCTTGCCGTGGGTTCCGCTGACTGTAATCGTCCGGTACTGATCCAAAATCTCGGCCAGCACTTCGGAACGATGCACCAAGGGAATCCCTTGGGCTTCCGCCCAAGCCCGCTCAGGATTATCCGGTCGGACATCCGTATTGTAGACAACCCGTTCGGCTCCGGCCACATGACGGGCCGCATGACCGTAATAGACGGGGATTCCGACACGTTCCAACCGTTCCGTGCGAGACGACGGGTTCATATCCGATCCGGTCACGCGATGGCCTTTTTGATGCATCCAAAGAGCCAGCCCCGACATGCTGTAGCCCCCGACCCCGATAAAATGCACATGTGCCATTGACTCACCCCATTGCCCTGGTTATGGTAGCCTACGCGATTGCAGAGGCTTTTATCAATTGGGGCCCGAGGTTACTGAAAGTGCCAGCCGACCGATAACCAACGTTGCACGTAACTTTGGGAAGCCGCCACAATTTTGGCCCGTTCGTCCTCGGTCACCGACCTCACCCGTTTGCCGGGACGCCCCAAAACTAAGGAACCGGGGGCAATCACCGCTCCTTCCGGAATTAACGTCCCCGCGCCGATAATGCTATGGTCGCCAATCACGGCGCCATTCATGATAATACTGCCCATCCCAATCAGGACCCGGCTCTCGACCCGTGCCCCATGAATAATGGCCCCGTGACCAACCGTCACCTCGTCGCCAATCGTCACCGGAAATCCGGGATCGGCGTGGATCACCACGTTATCTTGGATATTCGTGCGGGCCCCGATCTCAATCCGTTCCAAATCGCCCCGAATGACGGCATTAAACCATACGGACGCATGCGGGCCGAGAGCGACTCGGCCAATCACATAGGATCCCGGAGCCAAAAATACCGGAGGATCAACCACCGGCGATTGGTCCTCATAGTCTAACAGCATGTCCCACTCTCCTCTCCCCTCGCTCCCGCCATAGCCTCCCGTAACGGCCACGGCGTTTGAGGCCCCTCTTCCCGACCTAAACGCTCGCCTTTTGTGAGCCGGTAATACCCCAACGCGGCCACCATCGCCCCGTTGTCGGTGCACAGTTCCACAGGCGGCACATGCAAGGTCACTTGTCGACGAGAGGCCCAATCCCCTAATTTTTCCCTTACCCGCCGATTGGCCGACACTCCCCCGGCCAAATAGAGGTGAGCGACGGGATATTTTTCGTACGCGCGCTCGATATTGCGCGTTAGCGCTTCGGCCACCGCCTCTTGCAACGCGAACGCCAGTTCCGGTGCGCGATCGGGCACATCGGCGGCCAATTGCCGAAGACGCGTTTTCACCCCGCTAAAGCTGAAATTCAGCGAATCGGCCCCCAGTCGGGCGACCGGCAAGGTAATCGACCGGTCGGGACGGGCTTGGTCGGCTAACCGCTCAATAGCCGGGCCCCCCGGATAGGGCAAGCCCAAAATCCGCGCCCCTTTATCGAACGCCTCGCCCGCCGCGTCATCTAAGGTTTCGCCCAATACCGCCAATTGGCCGTGATCGGTCCAATAGGCCAGCGTGGTATGACCGCCCGACACGATCAGCGCCAGCGCCGGAAATTGAATGGGGGCAATCAGCGCGTTGGCATAAAGGTGGGCTTCCAAATGATGCACCCCGACCACCGGCCGGTTAAGGGCAGACCCGACCGATTTGGCAAAGGTGACACCGACCAATAAGGCGCCGATGAGGCCCGGTCCCCGGGTCACCGCCACCCCGTCGACATCCTGCCAGTCCATGCCGGCGGCGTGAAGGGCATCCCGCACGGTCGGCAAAATCGACAGCACATGCTCCCGGGCGGCCACTTCCGGCACGACGCCGCCAAATTTTTGTTGGATGGCCGCCGACGATGATCTTAACGAGCTTATCAGGTGCCGACCATTTTCCACCACGGCGGCCGCCGTGTCGTCACAGGATGTCTCAATTCCCAAAATGCGCATAAATCTCTCCTCATGGGCCACAGTAAGCAAAAAGGGGTGTTTGGTTTGGCTCTCGTTATTGGGTACGGTACCCTGTTGTTTCTGGTCTATGCGGCCCCGGCGTTGCTCACCTTATCCCCTCTGACCTACGGACGGGTTATGTCGTTAGCTCACTTTGTGGTGTTTTTAGTCAGTATCGTCGGGTTCGTCGGACTCGGACATGCCTTGGCCCGACGCGGCCGACCGCGTTTTTGGGTCGGGGTCGGTTTGGGCGGCCTCATCGGCGCCCTAGGGACCGCTGTCACCCAGTATGTCTCGCATCTGCCGCAAGCCGAAACCGCCTTTATCCAACAACTGCACGGAGTTCCCCGGGAAGCCGCCGTCACCATGCTCCACCTGCACCTGGTGACCTCCATCATCCTGTCGATCCTCATGAATGCCGTCATTTGGGCGTTCGTCGGCGGACTGGCCACCTGGTGGGGCGGGCTCGTCGTGCGGCGTCCGACACCCGATCAGCCGACCGCCGAACAGGACCGGTCGGCCGGCTAGAGCGGATCCTTCCACATGATAAACGCATCTTCCCGAGGATCGGTATAGTACCCGCGTCGGACCCCTAATTGAATAAAGCCCAGTTTCTGATAGAGATTTTGGGCCACCAAATTGGACCGGCGGACCTCCAACGTCATCCGGTGCGCCCCCAGACTTTTCGCCCGATCCATTAACCCCACCATCATGCGTTCCCCTAAATGGTGGCCGCGAAAGTCGGGATGAACCGCCACGTTGGTAACATGCGCCTCATCTAAAATAATCCACATGCCCCCATACGCCACTACCCGTCCATGAAAATCCAGTACCAGGTAGGTGGCGAAATTATTCTCCATCAGTTCCGAATGAAACGCATTACGTGACCAGGGGGTAGGAAAAGATCGACTTTCAATGGCCATCACCGCATCCAAATCCGACAGATACATATCCCGGACGACAACCACCGATTCGGGACCGTCATTTATGACCGCCATAATTCACCTCGCTAGACACTGGCCGCCGGCGGCCGAAGGTAAGCGGGCGCCAAGGTCAGCGGATCGTCACTCTCTCCCCATTGTACTGCCGGCCAGGCCGTCAATGCTACTTGGCCGCCGGAAAGAATCGCCTGCCCGGGGCGTGCCTGTCGCCCGATGCGGCTCAGCCACTGCGCGTCTTCCGCGGCCGGGCCTAAGACCACCACCTCCCGCGTCAGCGGAAATCCCTCCGGCAACGCGCCGTTGATCGCGGTATCCGGTATTAAAGGCTCCGGCCCGCTCGGTCCGACCCAATAGTATCCTAAATAGAAGGCCGAACCCCGTCGTTCGCTGGTCACCACCACATAGGCGGGGGGAGCTACACCGCGAGCCCACGCCGCCAACGAGGACACCCCTTTAACCGGAACACCCCAAATGGCGGCATAAGCCTTGGCTGCCGTGACCGCCACCCGCACGCCGGTAAACGATCCCGGTCCCACGCCCACGGCCAAACCGTCGGGCCGACCGAACTCCCGCACCAGCTGATCGATCCACGACACTAAATGAGTGCCGGCCAACCGTGGCCGCGCCCAGGTGATATCCGCCACGACACGTCCGTCGTCAATTAATCCGACGGATAACGACGGACCGGACGCGTCCCACCCGAGAACCTTATATCCCAATCGTCATCTCTCCTCCTGCCGGTTCTGTCGGCGCAGGGCTTCGACGAAAGGGCGACCCCACGCCTGCACGATAAATTGCCGGGTCCCGTCCGGCCGCACGTCAATCGTGCATTCCACCCGCTCCGGATACTGGTCTTGAATCGCCTCTCCCCACTCGACGACCAAAACGGTCCCCGGGGTGTGGAAAGCCGGCAGATCCAACGCCCACACATCGGTCGCCTGCTCGATCCGATATAAATCCGCATGAACAATGTCCAGGCCCGGAATCCGATAGGCGTGGACCAAATCAAACGTCGGCGACTTGACGGGTTCCATGACGCCTAAGTTGCGTAAAAGGCTTTGGGCCAAGGTGGTTTTGCCCGCGCCCAGATCACCCTTTAGCAATAAGACGCCGCCCTCGCGCAAAATCTCGGCCAACCGGGCCGCGATCCGTTCGGTATCGGCCAGGTCTCGGGCGGTCCACTCAACGGTTAAAGTGGTCGAAGGCGCGTCGGCCATCCCACTCTACCTCCTCACCGCCCAACTGCCAGCGAATGCCCGGCTCGTCGGTGACCCGTCCGATATCCGTAACCGGCACCCCCACGTGATTAGCCGCTTCCAAGACATTCGGCAACCGCGACCCGGGTACCGCCATTAAGAGCTCGTAATCCTCCCCACCGTAGAGCGCGAATTCTTCGACCGATACGCCGTAAATGCGGGCCACCTCCCGTGTGGCCTGATCAATAGGCAACCGATCAATTTGGATCTCGGCGCCAATCCCTCCGAAGCGGGTCAATTCCTCGACCTCGGCCTCGAGCCCGTCAGAAATATCGGTCATGGCATGAACAAACGGCGCCACGGCCTGGCCGAGTTCAACGCGAGGGGTCGGTGTCAGGTGCGCGACCAAGACACTGCGTTCGGTAATATTATTGCCGGGCCAATGGCCCCCGTGGCTGAGCAGTTGATACCCGGCATAACTCGCGCCCAGTCGCCCGGACACCAATAAATGATCGCCGGGTCGCGCCCCCATCCGCCGAATCGGGCCGCTGGCCCCGGGACGTCCTAAAATCGTCACATCGAGAACCAGCCGATCCGGAGAGCCTACCGTGTCGCCGCCGATAATATAGGCGCCGTACCGATCCAGGGTGCGTGTCAAGCCGCGGATTAAATCCTCCACGACTTCGACCCGCAAATTGGCCGGCAAAGCGAGACTGGTCAGAACCGCCGCCGGGATGCCCCCCATCGCGGCAATATCACTTAAATTGACCGCCGCCGCCTTGGCCCCCACCTGCTCCGGCGTCGACCAGTCCCAGCGAAAGTGAATTTCTTCCACCAACATATCCTGACTGATTAACCATCCGGCCGGATCCCCGGGAACCACCGCCGCATCATCGCCAATCCCCACAAATCCTGGCGCCGGAGTTGGCTGCATCCGGTGAATCATGGCAATCAGGCCCCGCTCTCCGACCTCTCGAATCAGCACGGTGTCCCCTCCTTCGTACTGAAAGGCATCTTAACAAAATTTGTCCACTCTGGCATCCGGTCCGGTCAACCGAACATGATACAATAATGCGGAATTGAGCGGTTCACCGAGTGGGAGGCGACACCATGACGTTTCAACGGATGTCACACGAATGGCGGGGCTATCGGCTCAGCTGGTGGGAAGCGGGCTCGGGATCCCGCCGGATCGTTTTGTTACACGGAGGCGGCGGTACCGGGAAAGCCTGGGCCCATCAACTCACCTATCTGAGCCAATTGGGCTATCACGTCATAGCCCCCGATATGCCGGGATTCGGCCAGTCGGATTGGCTGGAGGGGGTCACGCGGGTCGACCAGTTAGGCCCGGCACTCGCCGACTGGTTTTTCGACCAAGGATGGACATCTTTTGTTCTCGGCGGCAATTCCATGGGCGGGCGCGTCGCCCTGTCGTTGGCCTCTCATCACCCCGAACCGGTCGAGGGCCTGATTATTTTGGATTCCGTCGGCGTCCGGTTACCCGACGTGCCCATCCTCAATCCCTTAAGTTTACCCCCGCAGCAATTCATGTCGGGATTGGTCCACGACCCCTCCCGTTACAAAACGGCAACGCCGTACCGCACCTTAGAAGACGCCCAAGAACTCAATCGCGGGCGCCAGTCGTTTGCCCGCTATCTGGGCGAGGAAGGGATTACCGCCGATCCCACGCTGGATCTCAGCCGTCTCACCATGCCCAGTCTCTTAATTTGGGGCCGTCACGATCGGATTGTGCCGTTGGCCTATGGGCAGGCGCTCAGGCAAGCCTTACCGGATGCAGAACTCCTGGTCATCGAGGATTGCGGTCATTTACCGCATATCGAAACCCCCGAACTCACCAATCAAGCCATCCACGACTTTCTCACCCGACGGATCTGGCCACATTAAGGTCCGCCGGCGGGATCCGGATAGAGGGTAAAAGGGGGTTCAATCGTCAGGACATCCGTGACCCGGTTGTTGTCGTCCACAAACACCAATTTCGGATAATAACGGTCCAGTTCCTCGGCCGATACCTGGCGGTACCCGATAATAATCACCCGATCGTCTGGATGGAACAACCGGGCCGGCGGCCCATTCAGACAAATATCGCCCCGCCCGCGCGGCCCTTCAATAATATAGGTGTGCCAAAGCGCCCCCGTCGCCAAATTCGAAATTTGCACCATTTCATAGGGCATCAAGCCCGATGCGTCCAATAAATCGCGATCGATGGTTACCGACCCGACATAATTTAAATCGGCCTCCGTCACCCGGGCGCGATGAATTTTTGCCGCCAGCATGCGATAGTACATCCGATTCCCTCCGCGAAGCGCCGTGATTTCGTGCTTAGCATCCACGAAATCCGCCGAGCTCATGCATTCCCGAAGAGGTTACCAGCCACTGCCGGAACTGCCGGCCAGGGGCGGTAAGGACGGCGTCGCCACGAACCAGAGGCCTTGCACCCCCTGCCCGTGGAGTTCATGCGGCCCAAAATCGCCGCGATAGGTATATAAAAGATGGCCGTTATATTCGACCTGACCGCGAAAGAGACTGAAATGGCCCGGGACGCCTGCCACCGCCGCCGGTGCGGCCGAGGCTTTCAACGGCAGCCAAAGCGCTTGACAGGCACCCGTACACGCTTGTCGATCCGGTTGATCGGACACAAAATAATATAGGGTATCGCCGGCGCGATTGACCAAAATCGTCTCCGGTTTACCCGAAACCGTTACGGTTGCCACCTCGACCAGAGGCTCGGATTTGGCGGCGGAGGAGGCCGTCGCCCGGGGAGTGGCGGATCCGCACCCCGTCATCGTCACCACGGCCAAGAAAAGCATGCTCACGGTCCATTTGGGGATAGGCATCGTTATCACCTCTCCCATATTATCGACTATTTTTTATTATCTGACCATTGTTAGAAATGGGCCCGAAGCCGGATCCGTACTCACGCCCATCTCTCTCAAAAAGGCCGCCAACCGGTCTAAATGATCCCGATATTGCGGCCAAAACGCCCGTCGGTAAATCAAATAAGCCGGATGGTAAAGCGCCACCGCCCACCGGCTTTCCGCCAACGGGAACGGCGCGCCTGCCGTGACGTCTTTCCACGAACCCCCGGTCAGGCTCTCCCAGGCTGTCCGGCCGAAAGTGACAATCACTTGGGGATTAACCGTCCGCACATCGTCCATCAGCCAGGGACGACACGCGATGACCTCGTCCGGCAACGGCGGACGATTTTTCCGGCCATCGTCGGTGGGGCGGCAGCGGACCGCATTGGCCAACCAAATCGTGTCACGCGAGAGCCCCAGATACTCCAACACCTGGTCAAAAATCTTGCCGGCCGCCCCTTGAAATCCGTAGCCCGTGCGATCCTCGTCGCGACCCGGCGCTTCCCCTACCATCATGACGGTAGCCTGGGGATTTCCCCGGCCCACGACCACCTGCGTTCGGCGGTCGGCCAAGCGACAGCGTCGACACTCTCGTTGCGGGTCTGTCATGCTCCCGCCCCCCCTTGGCAGGCGGGACAGACACCCGACCAGATAATGCTGCGCTTGAGGATAGCCCATCCCGCGGAACTCGGGGCATCGGGCTCAAAGGCGGCCGCCGGCACATCTTGAAACGCGCCGCAACGCACACAATACATATGATCATGATGGTGCCGGTTGGCATCGTAAAAACGACGCCCGCGATTTTCCACCACCGAAATCATCCCCACCTCCGCCAAGCGATCTAACGTGTTATACACGGTCGCCAGGCTAAGGGCAGGGAGGCGGCGCGCCACATACCGGTAAACCTCGTCGGCATCCGGATGGGATAACCGATAAACCGCTTCAAGGACAGCCAATCGCTGGGGCGTGGCCCGAAGTCCATGATGACGCAAAAGATCCGCCAACTGGTCGACTGCCATCGATTGAGAATCGCTCAACTCTTAGACGGCGCTGATGCGCCTCCCTCCTTTACCTGGCTTCACCGCGTCCGCTAACTCTCCAGCAAATCGGCCACCAACGAGGCTACCGTTGTGGGCGCAAGCGGGGTACGATAGGAATATGCGGGATGGGTGGTCACCAGCTCCGCCCGATCCGTTTCCGCTAATGCCTGCCGCTGGGCCGGCGTAAACCGGAACGTCAAGTAATGCACGGTGCTGGTTTTTTCTTCCGTAGACCGCCCTAACTCCGCCTCGGCATGAACTTTCTGGTCCCCGAAGGTGAGCCAGACGGTTTCTTCCAACCCGCTTAATTCCTTTAAGATCGCCGGCATGTCGTCCTGTTGGACCAACTCGATTAATAGCGTGGCGCCGATTGCCAACCCTTCCGGCAACAAATCGTTATAGACGTCGATTTCTTGTTGCACCAACGCCGGATCGACGATATGCTCAATGCGGCACATTTCTTGAATCTGAAACTTCATGGTCTCGCGGTTTTCAAAAACGACCGATACGCGAGGCCCGATGCCGACGCGGCGCACCTTTTTCAAAGCAATCACCTGCCGCCGGATGTGATCGCGGGCGCGTTCGTAATCGCGGATATCCATGATATCGGATAACGTCAACGGTTTCATTGGCTCGCCTCCCCTCTCAGTTATTCCCCTCTGACGAAAGCCCATAAGCCCGGGCCAGCAACTCGACCGGATGCTTGGGCACTTCATCGGTTACCGTCTCAATCTGTAAACCGGCCAAGGCACAGTCGGAACACGCATGGGTATCGTGAGCCTGCCGGAATTTTTCCGTCAGTTTGGCCGAGACTTTCAAGGACTCTTCGTAATAGGTATGCTTAAGTCCCCAGGTCCCGTCAATCCCGGCACACCGGTCGACGACGTCCACCCGCGTACCGTCCACCGCTTCCAATAAATCTTTGGCGGCTCGCTTGAGTCCTTGCGATTTGGTGTGACACGAGAGGTGGTAGGTCACCGGGCCTAATGACGACTGGAAATCTTTCTGAAGTTGTCCCTTCCGCATTTTGTCGGCGAGATATTCCGTGATATCCTGCGTCATCGATGCCACGATCTGCGCGTCCTCGGTTCCGACCAACGTGGCGTAATCCCGTTTGATTAATAACGCGCATGTGGGTTGGAGCGCCAAGATGGGTTTGCCGGCCTTGGCATACGGAGCTAACAGGGCCACATTCTGTTTGGCCCGTCGAATGGCGCCCTCGACATCCCCGCCATCCAACGCCGGCATGCCACAACAAACCTGTCCCTCGGGCACGGTCGCCGTCAGTTGGTTATGCGCCAATACCGCTAAGGCCGCTTGGCCAATCCCCGGCTCATGGTACTCCACCGTGCACGTGGAAAAGATGACCGCATCAACCGCCTCGGGCTGGACCGCATTGGCGGCCCGCTTTTTTACCCAGTCGGAAAACCGCACCGGCGCAAACCGCGGGAGATGCCGTCGGTGGTCAATTCCGTAGACGCGTTCCATCCAGCGGCGAAGAACGGGGTTCTTGACGGACCAGTTTGCCAGTTTAGGGGCGAGGTGGCCCATTTGCCCGACCTGTTCGGGGTTGCCCAAAAATCGATCGGTCCGGCTAATCCCATGCTTCTTGGCTCGAATAGCCTTCGAACGCAACATGAGACGGGGAAAGTCGAGATCGAAGCGATGAGGGGGGACATAGGGACACTTGATAAAGCACAAATTGCATTGATAGCACAAATCGGCGACGCGGGCGATTTCCGTTTCGGTAATCTTTTGGGCGTCGTCATCGTGCCCTTCGACCGCTTCAAAGAGGACAGGAAAAGATGGACACAAATTATAACAAAGACGACATCCGTTACAAATGTCGAATGCTTGCACCATGTCCTGGTGCAGCGCCGTTTCGTCCCAATAGGCGGGGTGATGCGGATTATATTCCATGAAACCTCCTCCGGGATAATAGGGAAAGGGGGGCAGAGCCCCCCACCGATTTACTCCGCCAAATTCTCGAGCCCTTTAGAGAAGCGGCCGGCGTGGCTCTTCTCCGCCCGCGCCAAGGTTTCGAACCATTCCGCGATTTCGTCAAATCCTTCTTCCCGCGCCGTTTTGGCAAAGCCCGGGTACATTTGGGTATATTCGTATGTTTCCCCTTCAATCGCACTCTTCAAGTTTTGTTCCGTGCTGCCCACCGGCACCCCGGTCACCGGGTCGCCCACTTCCTCCAAAAACTCGAAATGCCCAAAGGCGTGTCCCGTTTCGCCTTCGGCGACATCGCGGAACAATCCGGCAATTTCCGGCCGCCCTTCAATATCCGCCTTTTGAGCAAAATAAAGATACCGGCGGTTAGCTTGGGACTCCCCGGCAAACGCTTCTTTCAGGTTTTCGTGGGTCTTGCTGCCACGCAGTTCCATCAGAAACCCTCCTACTATATATTTTAGGCAATGTTACCTAATAATCATTCTAATGTAATACCATATCTCCGACAACCCCCTGCGAAAAATAATCGTCCCAGAAATCCCGGGTATCGGATTTAGACCCTATCCCCGCTCCCACACCGGTCGGCCGGCAATCCACACCGTGTGTGCCTTGGCCGTCAGATGCGTGAGAGGGTTGTCCGACCATAATACGATATCCGCTTCCCGTCCGACTTGGAGGGAACCTACGCGATCCGCGATGCCCAAAATCTTCGCCGGATTTCCCGTCACCGCCGCCAATGCCTGATCCGGATCCATCCCCTCCCGGACAGCCAGACCGGCATATAATGCTAAATACTCGGCCGGCACCACCGGATGGTCGGAGGCTATCGCGGTCAGAATCCCGGCCCGCGCCAAGGCGACCGGGGTCCAAAAGCCCTTCTGGCGGAGCTCCGCTTTGCTCCGGGCAGCAAACGACGGCCCCGTGACAACGGGCACGTCCGCGCGTTTCAGTTCATCGATAATCAAATGGGCCTCCGTACCATGATCGATAACCGTCCGCACTTTATACGGCGCCACCACCCGCAAGGCGGTAAGAATATCGTCGGCCCGATGGGCATGAATCCGTAACGGAATATCCCGACGGATCACCAAACCGAGCGCCTCCAGTTTGGGATCATACTGCTTCCAGTCGAGCGGAGGATCGTTTTGATACCGGCGCGCACGCTCCAACCATTCCCGTAAGACAGCCGCCACCCCGGGCCGAGACGCCGGCCGCCGTTTTTGTCCGCCGTGAATCCGAATCGGATTTTCCCCCAAAGCCGCTTTCATCCCGGCCGCCTGCACCATCAGCATAGATTCGACGGTCTCGCCGGCCAAATGCAGCACGGAACCGATCCCGCCAATCACATTGGCGGATCCGATGGTAATAAACGCGGCCGTTACGCCGGCCGCCAACGCTTCCCCAATCGCCGGATCGCGGGGATTGACCCCGTCAATCGCCCGCAGATCTGCCGTCACCGCGTCGGTGGGCTCGTTGACATCCTGATGGGCTGGGCCTTCCCCGCTCGTCGTGATGCCCAGGTGACTATGGGCATCAATCAATCCCGGAAGACACCAAGCGCCCCGCGCGTCAATCGCCGGCACTCCCGCCGGAGGCTGATAATGTCCTTCGACCGCCTGAATTCTCCCGTCGTCATCCACCAACAAGCCGCCCCGTTCATAGGAGACACCTTGCCCGTCCCACAGTCTGGCATTGACCAATGCCCACATGGTTAGAGCCTCCCCGCGTGTAACGTCAATACCGGCCGAATGGCTCCAACCACGGTGCCGCTATGGTTCGTGATGACCGGATGCAGCACATCGGCCAATTTCTCTTCCATTTCCGGCGTTAATTCATCCAGTTGCCGGAGAATCTCCGCCACCACCGGGCCCATCACCCGGCTGTTGCCGTCTTCCAGTTTCACCGCGATCCCGAGTCCCCGCTCCGGAATGCCTAAGCAAAATACGGCCTCGGCTCCCCCTTTGGCCACAAACCGATAGTCGGTGGCTTCCGCCAACGTCACTTCCAAACGGCCCGTACCCGAGACCAGTTCCGGATGATGCCGCATCGCCTCCGCGATCATCCAGGCAGCGCCCGCCGTTCCCACGTCGAGTCCCCGCGGATCGACAAGGCGGGCATAAGCCAAAGCCATGCGGCTTAACGGTAGATAAAACGTCGGCACTCCACACCCGTCAATCCCGGTGGCCAAATCATCCGGCCGCATACGGGTCATTGTCAGCACGGCCTGGCGGATGTGTTGCTGAACCGGGTGATCCGGTAGATGGTATCCGCTGCGCGGCGCATTCAAAAGGGTCGCCAACATCAGCATGCCCGTGTGCTTGCCGCTGCAGTTATTGTGCAATACCGTCGGTGCCTGGTGTTGACGGATCAGTTCCCAGGCGGTGTCCCGATGGCTCGGGGGATGAATCCCGCAGATGAGCTCATCTGGGCTCGCCCCCAACCGTTCCAGAAGATCCGTGACCAGCGCCAAGTGTTGGGCTTCGCCGCCGTGTGAGGCACA contains:
- a CDS encoding phage SPO1 DNA polymerase-related protein (PFAM: Uracil DNA glycosylase superfamily~TIGRFAM: uracil-DNA glycosylase, family 4~COGs: COG1573 Uracil-DNA glycosylase~InterPro IPR005122:IPR005273~KEGG: ter:Tery_0413 phage SPO1 DNA polymerase-related protein~PFAM: Uracil-DNA glycosylase-like~SPTR: Uracil-DNA glycosylase;~TIGRFAM: Phage SPO1 DNA polymerase-related protein) — encoded protein: MTDPQRECRRCRLADRRTQVVVGRGNPQATVMMVGEAPGRDEDRTGYGFQGAAGKIFDQVLEYLGLSRDTIWLANAVRCRPTDDGRKNRPPLPDEVIACRPWLMDDVRTVNPQVIVTFGRTAWESLTGGSWKDVTAGAPFPLAESRWAVALYHPAYLIYRRAFWPQYRDHLDRLAAFLREMGVSTDPASGPFLTMVR
- a CDS encoding ferric uptake regulator, Fur family (PFAM: Ferric uptake regulator family~COGs: COG0735 Fe2+/Zn2+ uptake regulation protein~InterPro IPR002481~KEGG: ttr:Tter_0347 ferric uptake regulator, Fur family~PFAM: Ferric-uptake regulator~SPTR: Ferric uptake regulator, Fur family), coding for MAVDQLADLLRHHGLRATPQRLAVLEAVYRLSHPDADEVYRYVARRLPALSLATVYNTLDRLAEVGMISVVENRGRRFYDANRHHHDHMYCVRCGAFQDVPAAAFEPDAPSSAGWAILKRSIIWSGVCPACQGGAGA
- a CDS encoding hypothetical protein (PFAM: Protein of unknown function (DUF3501)~KEGG: nde:NIDE4039 hypothetical protein~SPTR: Putative uncharacterized protein) → MKPLTLSDIMDIRDYERARDHIRRQVIALKKVRRVGIGPRVSVVFENRETMKFQIQEMCRIEHIVDPALVQQEIDVYNDLLPEGLAIGATLLIELVQQDDMPAILKELSGLEETVWLTFGDQKVHAEAELGRSTEEKTSTVHYLTFRFTPAQRQALAETDRAELVTTHPAYSYRTPLAPTTVASLVADLLES
- a CDS encoding protein of unknown function DUF224 cysteine-rich region domain protein (COGs: COG0247 Fe-S oxidoreductase~InterPro IPR004017~KEGG: nmu:Nmul_A1846 putative ferredoxin~PFAM: Cysteine-rich region, CCG~SPTR: Putative ferredoxin) yields the protein MEYNPHHPAYWDETALHQDMVQAFDICNGCRLCYNLCPSFPVLFEAVEGHDDDAQKITETEIARVADLCYQCNLCFIKCPYVPPHRFDLDFPRLMLRSKAIRAKKHGISRTDRFLGNPEQVGQMGHLAPKLANWSVKNPVLRRWMERVYGIDHRRHLPRFAPVRFSDWVKKRAANAVQPEAVDAVIFSTCTVEYHEPGIGQAALAVLAHNQLTATVPEGQVCCGMPALDGGDVEGAIRRAKQNVALLAPYAKAGKPILALQPTCALLIKRDYATLVGTEDAQIVASMTQDITEYLADKMRKGQLQKDFQSSLGPVTYHLSCHTKSQGLKRAAKDLLEAVDGTRVDVVDRCAGIDGTWGLKHTYYEESLKVSAKLTEKFRQAHDTHACSDCALAGLQIETVTDEVPKHPVELLARAYGLSSEGNN
- a CDS encoding Rubrerythrin (PFAM: Rubrerythrin~COGs: COG1592 Rubrerythrin~InterPro IPR003251~KEGG: hoh:Hoch_2201 rubrerythrin~PFAM: Rubrerythrin~SPTR: Rubrerythrin); its protein translation is MELRGSKTHENLKEAFAGESQANRRYLYFAQKADIEGRPEIAGLFRDVAEGETGHAFGHFEFLEEVGDPVTGVPVGSTEQNLKSAIEGETYEYTQMYPGFAKTAREEGFDEIAEWFETLARAEKSHAGRFSKGLENLAE